The sequence CTCATCTGTCCTCCTTGTTCCCCATCAGATGGTTTAAGCTTAGGGGGCTCCAAGGCAGCAGTCAGGGAGAAACTCGGGTTGTCCTGAGCTCAGAGCTGGGCACAAGGTTATTCTGCAGGAGACCTTCTGGTGAGAACTCCCCTGGGGCAAAGCATTGGTCAGCAATGATCTCAGCTGTGTCTGTGACACTCCCATTCCAACTAGGGCCTATCTGACGTCAACAGGAAGTAAGGCTGATGCAATGGGACCAAGGGAGTTTGGCAGAAAAAAGTTAATTCAGAGCCCTGGCTACCCTGGTCCATATCCCACCCTTCCAACAAGAATCCAGTCCCTGGAGGACTGGGGGAGGGGCTAAGTGGTGGAGCTAAAATCTTTGGGCTAAACCTCCAGACAGCAAGGGGGACGTGCAGAAGCCTACCTGCTTGCACCTTGTGGGACAGGCTCTACCAGGAGGCAGCCTGTGCAACTCTGCAGATTGGAGCCTGGCCTAACACTGCCTCTTGTGTAACTTGAGTCAAGATCAAATGGCATGTCACAGTGGCAGACACATGCCTCACTATGTCTGAGAcatgcagggctggccccaagtccCCCACCAAGGGGTGTTGACATTGTAGAGGTGGCCCTTCTCCTCTTGCCCACTGGTGGCTGGGCTCCTGGTGTGCACCAGGTCTTACACCTCTCACCCTGCAGTGCGTCCTGGCCCTTTGCCAGGGCAGAGTGGCAAAGTAGCTGCCTTCTCCCGGACAGACCCTGACCCCACCCAACTAGGGTGCTGGGATCAGGCTGTGCAGTTGAGAGGTGGTTTAACTGTAAACAAGAGCCGCTCCTCAGAGTCCCCCATCATTTCCTGGTCCCTGGCCTCATGCCTTCAGTTGCTTTGGTTTTAAGATATCTTTAGGGCCTCACCTGATGTTGAGGAGGCCCCAGGCAGGTGGCAGAGAGAAGCCAAATGATTCTGCGTTTGCTGTCTTCACCCGTAGCATACAGAACCAGGAGCAGTGATGGGTTCTTCTCATCAGGCCTCGAGCTTTTTTGTCAGTTTCCAAAGGCTGCCCCAGAGGCCATTTTTTCAGAGTGGCTCACCCAGGGCTCACCTCCCTGCCTGTGACATGCATTGCAGCAGGATGGGTTCCTTAAGGGCCCTATGTCCATGCTGGCCCATCTTTCAGGACGAGCCTGTGGAGTGGGAGACACCTGACCTTTCTCAGGCTGAGATTGAGCAGAAGATCAAGGAGTACAATGGCCAGATCAACAGCAACCTCTTCATGAGCCTGGTGAGTTGACAGctcagggagggggtggggggagaggcagAAACCCAGCTGTGTGCCTGATACCCAAAGGTTGGGCCCAAGCAGTGATTTAGTCACACTCAGCCTAGCCTTAAGTGGACTGGCAGTGCCTGAATCTGTTCCATCTCACCTGGAACCTAGTCAtggtttggtttctcctcttcAGAACAAGGATGGCTCCTACACAGGCTTCATCAAGGTTCAACTGAAGCTAGTGCGCCCTGTCTCAGTGCCCTCCAGCAAGAAGCCACCCTCCTTGCAGGATGCCCGGCGGGGCCCAGGGCGTGGCACAGCTGTGAGGCGCCGCACTTCCTTCTACCTCCCCAAGGATGCTGTCAAGCACCTGCATGTGCTGTCACGCACACGGGCACGCGAGGTCATTGAGGCTCTGCTGCGCAAGTTCTTGGTGGTAGATGACCCCCGCAAGTTTGCACTCTTTGAGCGGGCTGAGCGCCATGGCCAAGGTGGGCTTTCTACCCCACCCCACCTGTGTGTGAGGGTATATATGCATGCACCTGTGCATGCAGGGGCTGAGGGGGTTGGGCCTGACTCCAATCAAATACTCTCTTCCCCCTGACTGGCCCTCAGTGTACCTCCGGAAGCTGTCTGATGATGAGCAGCCCCTGCAACTGCGGCTCCTTGCAGGGCCCAATGAGAAAGCCCTAAGCTTTGTCCTGAAGGAGAATGACTCTGGGGAGGTGAATGTGAGTACACAGCCTTCCTTAGTTTCTTGGTGGTCACTGGCCCAGGCTAGTGGGTTACAGCTACAGGAATACTTGGAGGAGGAATGGGGCTGGAGGACAAGCCTTGCAAAGCCTTTCCAGGACTATGTGAGCCTCGTAGCTAGAGTAAAGGCTTCACGGCTCTCATGCCAAGGTCTAGGACTTGCCCCAAGAAGCCAGGAAGAACTGTTTTGGTGCTCTGCTCTTTCCCATTGGGGAAAGTCCTCAGGAGATGCAGGAGTCCATCTGATAGCATGGTGATCCCAGGCTAGATCAAAGCCACACAGATAGGCCCAGGACATAATGGAGGCCCCCACTTCAGGCATTAGGACTTTTTATCTAGAAACTTTCCAGCTGCAAGGTACTGGGTCTGTAGAATAGGATTAGACTCAAGAGTGTGGGCATGACCTGTCCACAGGTCACTGGAGAATATCTGGCTTGGTTGCCTGTCTGCAAAGTGACTGCCCTACTTTGTGAGGCCCATCTTCTATATGGTCTGTCGTCAGGAAACCTAGCACAGACCATTCAGACAAGAAGCTAACATTAGAAAGTCCCATCCTAATTGTGTGACCATGATGTGCTGATCTTTTCTGGGGAGGGCCTGCTGGCTTGGCCATGACTGTGACAGCCTATgtcttccctctccccctccagTGGGACGCCTTCAGCATGCCTGAACTACACAACTTCCTACGCATCCTGCAGCGGGAGGAAGAAGAACACCTCCGCCAGATCCTGCAGAAGTACTCCTATTGTCGCCAGAAGATCCAGGAGGCCCTGCATGCCTGCCCCCTGGGGTGACCTCTTATAACCCCTGGGTGGAAGGA is a genomic window of Equus asinus isolate D_3611 breed Donkey chromosome 21, EquAss-T2T_v2, whole genome shotgun sequence containing:
- the RASSF1 gene encoding ras association domain-containing protein 1 isoform X5 — protein: MGEADAGTPSFEMTWSSTTSSGYCSQEDSDSELEQYFTARTSLARRPRRDQDEPVEWETPDLSQAEIEQKIKEYNGQINSNLFMSLNKDGSYTGFIKVQLKLVRPVSVPSSKKPPSLQDARRGPGRGTAVRRRTSFYLPKDAVKHLHVLSRTRAREVIEALLRKFLVVDDPRKFALFERAERHGQVYLRKLSDDEQPLQLRLLAGPNEKALSFVLKENDSGEVNWDAFSMPELHNFLRILQREEEEHLRQILQKYSYCRQKIQEALHACPLG
- the RASSF1 gene encoding ras association domain-containing protein 1 isoform X1, producing the protein MPRARPPGLLRAPGPGMGTGAGAGHKRVLTVEARTLVPAHAHTDTRAHAHTRLGRWLEATGSHDSGSWRAGAAMGEADAGTPSFEMTWSSTTSSGYCSQEDSDSELEQYFTARTSLARRPRRDQDEPVEWETPDLSQAEIEQKIKEYNGQINSNLFMSLNKDGSYTGFIKVQLKLVRPVSVPSSKKPPSLQDARRGPGRGTAVRRRTSFYLPKDAVKHLHVLSRTRAREVIEALLRKFLVVDDPRKFALFERAERHGQVYLRKLSDDEQPLQLRLLAGPNEKALSFVLKENDSGEVNWDAFSMPELHNFLRILQREEEEHLRQILQKYSYCRQKIQEALHACPLG
- the RASSF1 gene encoding ras association domain-containing protein 1 isoform X2, which codes for MNLEKGDLGLYGKEALFWIDEPVEWETPDLSQAEIEQKIKEYNGQINSNLFMSLNKDGSYTGFIKVQLKLVRPVSVPSSKKPPSLQDARRGPGRGTAVRRRTSFYLPKDAVKHLHVLSRTRAREVIEALLRKFLVVDDPRKFALFERAERHGQVYLRKLSDDEQPLQLRLLAGPNEKALSFVLKENDSGEVNWDAFSMPELHNFLRILQREEEEHLRQILQKYSYCRQKIQEALHACPLG
- the RASSF1 gene encoding ras association domain-containing protein 1 isoform X3, whose translation is MSAEPELIELRELTPERRAGPGRTRLERANALRIAPGTARNPARQLVPGRGHRFQPAGPATHTWCDLCGDFIWGVVRKGLQCAHCKFTCHYRCRALVRLDCCGPRDLGWEPALERDTNVDEPVEWETPDLSQAEIEQKIKEYNGQINSNLFMSLNKDGSYTGFIKVQLKLVRPVSVPSSKKPPSLQDARRGPGRGTAVRRRTSFYLPKDAVKHLHVLSRTRAREVIEALLRKFLVVDDPRKFALFERAERHGQVYLRKLSDDEQPLQLRLLAGPNEKALSFVLKENDSGEVNWDAFSMPELHNFLRILQREEEEHLRQILQKYSYCRQKIQEALHACPLG
- the RASSF1 gene encoding ras association domain-containing protein 1 isoform X4, with the protein product MSLNKDGSYTGFIKVQLKLVRPVSVPSSKKPPSLQDARRGPGRGTAVRRRTSFYLPKDAVKHLHVLSRTRAREVIEALLRKFLVVDDPRKFALFERAERHGQVYLRKLSDDEQPLQLRLLAGPNEKALSFVLKENDSGEVNWDAFSMPELHNFLRILQREEEEHLRQILQKYSYCRQKIQEALHACPLG